The region GGGTCATGCCGATCTCGGCGGTGGAGCCCGTGGCTTGACAGGAGGTGGCCGAGACGGCGACCAGGATGAGCAACAGCAGGCGGACCAGACTCCTGGGCGTCGTCATCCCCGGCGGTCGGTCATCGCAGAATCGCGCGGGTGTCGGTGTTGCGCGAAAACGGCCGCCCGGCAAGCCCTTCGGCCCGCCCGACGAGCAGCGCGGCGCTGTCTCGGACACCGAACTTCGCGGGGTTGCGGACCGGCATCATGGCCGCGGCGACGAGGTGAGCCGCTTTGTACCACAGGGGGTAGCGCCACTTGCGCAGCACATTTCCCGCGCCCCGGCCGTAGTTACGCAGCTTGCGGCGGCGCTCGTCGGGCGGTAGGTGGGCGAACTCGGTCTGGGCTTTCACGACGATGCCGGGAACCCAGGCGATCGAGAACCCCTCGAGGTCACCCATGCGCAGCAGCAGGTCGGGCCCTTCGCCGGACTGCCACGGTGAGTCGGCTCCCGACCCCATCGACGGATCGAACCCGCCGACCGTCATGAAAGCGTCGCGCCGGTACAGGGTGGCCGGCTCGATGGCTCCCCAGGCGTTGCGCCGGGTCAGCTTGGTGCCCGCAGGCGGCAGCGGGTTGCGGGCACCTTCGCGGTCGGCCAACTGCACGGCGCACACGGTCGTCGCCGGTGTGCAGTGGGTAAAGACGCGTTCGAAGAAGTCGGCGTCGACTCGGCTGGTGTCGTTGGGGAACCAAAGCCACTCGACCTCGTCGCCGAATGTCGCGGCGGCCGCGTTGCGCCCGTTCGAGATGCCCCGTGGGCTGACGACGGTGCGGATCTCGAGCTGTGGCGCGAACGACTGAACCAATGCGTCCAGTTTCGCGGCGGAGTCGGGATCGTGGTGGGCGATCGTCACCGCGCAGGGCCGTCGGGTTTGAGTGGCCAAGTCGCCGAGCAGGTTTCGGAGCGCATCCCACCGGCCGACCGTGGTGATGGCGACACCGACGGGGACAGCCGGATGCGGCACGCTGGCGCCCATGGGCCGAAGCCTAGTCGACCGTTGGTGCCTGGCCGGGGGAACGCGGGGACGAAGCGCGCCGCGTCTGGGGCCGATGCTCACAATCGAGCAAGCAAACGAACGTCGTGAACTGCAACGGGCTTGTACGATAGCCCTCAACAGAGGTAGACGCTGTAAAGGGGTGCGATGAGCGTGGCATTTCGATTTGCTCGCGCGCTACCTTCTCGATTGCCGAGTCACGGCGGGTCGCCGGCTGGGGGAGAGGCCTGTCGGATGCCAGCACGAGCCGAACCTGGACCTCGATAGATGCGGTTCGCTTTCTTGACGGAGCTCTACTTTCCGAGCGTCGGCGGTCAGGAAGTCTTCTTTCAGGAGCTGGGGGAGGCGATGGTGCGCCGCGGCCACCGCGTCGATGTCCTGTGCATCGGGCACGAAGCCGGCTTGGCCGAGGTCGAGGTGATGAACGGGGTCACGGTTCGGCGGTACCCCAATTCGGGCAGGTACAAGACTCCGCGAATCGCCGCCCTGCGACGTAACTGGTCGGACATCATCAGGTACAGCGGGGCCGTGCGCCGGATGGCGGCACAGGGTGACCACGACTTCTATCTTCTGAACCAGTGGCCATTGCGGCATGTCACGGCGCTGCCCAACGAGGTGAGAGCGCAAAGTGCGTTGCACTGGTGCGAGATTCGCGACGACCGGCTGTTGCGCACGCTGCAGGCCCAGCTGCCGAAGCGCGTCGGCTCGAACTTCGCCGTCAGCGAGGCGGTGGCCGCAGAGATCACCGAGCAATCGGGCTGCGAATGTGGCGTGCTGCCGAGCGGGATCGTCGCCGAGAGGTACCGGTCGGCGCCAGAGCGGGACCGCTCGGGCGTGCTCTACGTCGGGCGGTTGGCGCCCCACAAGAACCTGCCGCTGCTGGTGGACGCGTTCGCCCTCGCCGTGACGAGGGGCATCGACGGTGATTTGGTGATCGCCGGCGACGGACCGTCGCGCGCGGCGGTCGAGGAGCACGTCCGCAACTCGCCCGTCGCGACGCGGGTCCACGTCCTCGGATCGGTCGACGAAGCGCAGAAGATCCAGCTGCTCTCCGAATCCGCGGTGTTAGGCATGCCGAGCCGGCGGGAGGGTTTCCCGCGTGTCATCGCCGAGGCGATGGCGAGCGGCCTACCGGTGGTCACGGCCGATTTCGCGGAGAACGGCGCCAAGGATGTGGTCAAGCAGTACGGCGCGGGCGTGGTGTGCGGACAGGAACCCGCAGATTTCGCGGAGGCGCTGCTCGCCGCGCAGGCCGGCTGGGACAGCTACTCGCAAGCGGGGCTCGCCGGTGCGGCGGACCTGGACTGGTCGCACATCGCCGAAAAGCTCGAGACGCATGCCCGGCGGGTGCTGAGCACAGCCTAGATGGACGGTTCGACAGAGGGGACATCGCACGATGCGCGTAATGGTCACGGGCGGAGCGGGATTCGTCGGTAAGGAGCTGGTGCAGAACCTGCGGGACCGCGCCGAGGTGCTGGTCGCCGACCTGCTGCGCTACGGCACGCCAGACTGGCTCTCGGGCGAACTCGACGGGTTCGCGTTCGAACGGGTCGACATCCGTGACGCCGCCGCGATCAAGGCGGTGGTCGAGAGGTTCAACCCCGACGTGATCGTGCACCTGGCGGCCATCCACTACATCCCCGAGTGCGATGCCGATCCGTCGAACGCGGTGGCCACCAACGTCACGGGCACGGTCAATGTCCTGGCCGCATGCCCGCAGGGCACCCGGGTCGTGTTTGCCAGCAGCGGCGCTGTCTATCGGCCGGACGAGGCGCCGCACCGCGAACTCGAGTCCGTGGTCGAGCCGGTCGACATCTACGGCTTCACCAAGGACCACGGCGAGGACTACGTTCGCGCGTTCGCTGCCAACCGCGGGCTGGCCTGTGTGATCGTGCGGCTGTTCAACGTCATCGGGCCCGGGGAGACCAACCCGCACCTGTTGCCGGCGATCGTCGCGCAACTGCGGGAGAACCCCGAGGCGATTCAGCTGGGCAACACCTGGCCCAAACGCGACTACATCGACGTGCAAGACGCCGCGGCCGGCTTCGCCGCGGCCGCGCTCGGCTCGACGCCGGAACCGGGCGGGTGCGAGGTGGTCAATCTGGGCAGCGGACAGCAGTATTCGGTGGACGACATCGTGGAGCGGATGCGCTCGGTGCTGGGCCTGGATTTCGAGGTGCGCCAGGACGCCAGCCGGATGCGCGCCGTGGACCGTCCGTATCTGGGCGCCGACATCTCCAGGATCGGTGAGCTCTTCGGGTGGAGCCCGCAATGGGAACTCGACGAGACGCTGAAGCGGATGTGGGCCAACCCCGACTTCCTGCCGGAACTGGAAGGTCGTCTGACTTGACCGAACGGCAGGTCGATCTGCTGTTCGACGCGCGACATATCCGGCAGAGCGGGATCGGGACGTACATCGCGATGTTGTTGCCGGAGCTGGAGCAGGTATTTGTCGAGCGCGACCTGTCGCTCGCGGTGCTGGCTGCGGCCCACGCCGTTCCCCAGCTGCGCGACGGCACCACCGTCGTCACCGAGGCTGCGCCCGCGTCGATGTATTCACTGGGCGAGCAACGGGTTTGGGATCGCGTGCTCCGCGAAATGCGGCCCCGCGGGTTCTGGGTGCCGCACTATCCCTTTCCGCTGGCGGCGCTGCGACCGCGCAACCGGCGCACGCGGCTGTTCGTCACTGTGCACGACACCATGCATATCCGGAGGCGGGAGATCAGTGGCCAGAGCGCGGCACGGCGCGCCTATGCGCGGACGATGTTCACATTGGATGCGCGTAAGGCGCAGACCGTGTTCACGCCGTCGCGGGCGACCGCCGCGGACCTGAAAAGGATTTCACCGGGTGCGCACGTGGTGGTGACGCCGATCCCGGTCGACGAGGAGTGGTTCCAGCCGGTCGATCCCAGCCTGTCGCCGGTGCGGGCGCCGTACATCCTCTACGTGGGGAACGCCAAGTGGCACAAGAACCTGCCGCTGCTGCTGTCGGCCTACGGCGATGTCGCAGGGGAGGTTCCGCACAAGCTGGTGATCGCTGGAAGCGGTGAGGCTCTCCGCGGCGGCGACGAGCGGATGCCGGCGCTGGCGGCCGAGCTGGGGGACCGGGTCGAGGTGATGGGCCGGCTCTACTTCACGGTGCTGCGGGCTTTGGTGGCGGGGGCCGATCTGTTGGTGATGCCGTCACTGCACGAGGGCGCCGGGCTGCCGCCGATCGAGGCGATGGCGTCGCACACGGCGGTGATCGCCTCGGACATCCCAGCGCTTCGAGAGACATGCGGGGACGGCGCGGAATACTTCGACCCCCGCGACCGGGGTGCATTGGCGGAGCTGCTGCGCCGCCTGTGCCACGCCGAGGACGCGAGGGCGAAGCTAGCGGCGCGAGGTTGGGCGCATGTCACCGCGCGGCAGTCGGGGTTGTCACTGCGGCCGGCGGCGGAGGTGGTGGCCGAGGAAGTAGAGGCGCCCCGCTGATGCATGCCTAGGCACTTATCTCTGGTCGGCGTTTCCGGTCTTCTGTTCGGGGACGGCCACCGCGCACGGTCGGAACGTGCGGAAGCACGGCGCAACGGGCGGCGGTGTCGCCGACGACTTCCGGCGCCATCGTGGCCGGCATCGTGTGTCGGTGACCGCGGCAAACGCTAGTTCCCGCGGTGGTGGGCACCGCTTTGCTCAGTGCAACCTGCCGCCGGGGCGGCGATCACCCCTCGCGGCTTCTCCGACCTCGTGGTCGGCTTCCAGGTCGACGCCGAGCTGGTTTGGTTCAATGGAGCCGGCGACGCAGACGGGGACCCAGTCATGGCGTCATAATTCGCGTGGTCAGGTCCTCGACGGGCCACTTGGCACGCCCACCCATCGACGGGTGCACACTGTCCCGCCCTGCCGTGCTGCGAGGACACGGTCTGCGGGCCGCAGATGGATCCGTTTGCTCCGTGGTCGTGGGCCCAGGCAATCCGCAAATCGGTGCCAAAGCATGTATGCAAAAGGCGGGTGAGTAGACGCCGCAGTTTTTAATGATTCGTCGATGACCCGGTTGATATTTTGGGGTAGGAAGGCGATATATGCACGGTGTCGTGACTCAAAAACCCGCCGCCGGACAGCTAACTCGGAGACATCCCTTCGCCGAGTTTGGAGCGCTTCGTAAGTCTGTGTGCACCATAGTCGGAATTGACACCTTGAGTCCTCGGCAGGACCACGCGCTTCAATCATCGCCGAGAGCGAATGCCAGGCCCGACGTCGTTCGACTAGTTAGGTAGTCCGGTTTGCGATATCATCGGCAGACCCAGGCAGACAATAGGTTTTGAGCTGGGTGGACTCGGCGGTGATTCGATTGCACAAAGGACTGCTGGGCGTTACAACACTTGGGGGTAAGCGATGCGCAGGAATTTCGTCGTGGCGGCCGCATGTATCGCCTTCGCGCTGGCGGCGACCGGACAGGCCGCCCCCGCGGGAGCGGACGACACTGGCCCGACGGGACAGCAGAAGTGGGAGATGCCGGACACAAGAAAGCTGATTCTCCAGAGTGCTCTCGATCAGGTCCGCAGCGCGGCCGGTCCGGCCCAGTTGGCTATTCACTACTCACCTCGTCACGTGAATCAGGTGGTCTACAACCTCTCGAACTGGGCTGTCTGTTACACGTCACCGGAACCAGAAAAGTTGGTTACTCCCAAACCCAAGAAAAAGCAGGACGTGTATTTTTCCATCCGGCGGCTCAACGAGAAGTGCTGATTGGTCATGCTTCCGCCGCGGGCTGGCCGGTTGACCCCTCGATACCTTCTATCGGGAGCGCCACAGAGCATGCAACGACAAGCCCGTTCGGCATACCATTTGGTAGAGTTCGGGCAAACTAAGACCGATGACAGTTGACGGATGCCCCTCGATGCGCTCGACGAACCAGCCGCCTAGTCCGTCCAAGGTGAAGGCTCCTGCCGTTTCGATGGGTTCGCCGCTCGTGACGTACGCGGCCACTTCTTCGTCAGTGGGGTTGCCGAAGTACACATCTGCGCTTGCTGGTCGGGTTTCAGTGCTCAGAATGCTCCCAGCTTTCACGCGCAATAGCGCATGGCCCGTTAAAATCCGGCCGATTGCACCTGACATAATTTTCCATTGGGCTACCGCGGCCTCCGTTGAGCCCGGCTTTCCGTAGAGGTCGTTGCCAAGTAGAAGCAACGTGTCACAACCGAGCACGATGCAATCGGACAAAATATCGCCTGGCAGCCTCGCAACGACATCGCTGGCCTTTGCCCTAGCCAGGGCCAACACGACATCTTCAGGCGAAGTCGGAGACAATGACTCGGCAAGCGCTTCTTCGTCGATGGTTGGGACCATCACGAAAGGATCTACGCCGGCCTGCCGCAACAGCTTCAGGCGAGCGGGCGATCTGGACGCTAAGACCATCCGGGTCATCGGCGCATGTGTGTCCGTTCCAACAAGGTCACGCGCTGCCAGCTGAAAATCGAGTACCGGAGTTTGTCGACCGGGTGGCCCCACGGATTGAGCTCCTGCGGTCCCGGTTCGGGTGCGGCGCCCCCGCCCGCGCTGGCGAGCACGGTGACCAGAGCGGCGATTTCCTCGGCGGTCGGCTGTCCCTTGACGATCTGGAAATGCGGCTCGGGCGGGCGCGGATCGTCGATGGTCATGTCCCGAGGGTCGGAGACCTCGACGATGTCGGCGTCATGGTTCATGGCGAAGTCCTTGTCGGAGAAGCAATTCGGGCGGCTTACAGCGGAATGTTGCCGTGCTTCTTCGGCGCGGTCTGGGTGATCTTTCGCTCCAGCAACCGCAGCGCGGTGCCGATGTAGCCGCGGGTGTGCGACGGCGGGATCACCGCGTCCACGTAGCCACGCTCGGCGGCGATGTACGGGTTGACGAGGGTGTCTTCGTACTGCTGTTGCAGCTCGAGCCGCAGCGCGTCGACGTCCTCGCCCTTCTGAGCGGCTTCCTTGAGTTCCTTGCGGTAGACGAACCCGACGGCGCCGGAGGCACCCATGACGGCGATCTGGGCGGTCGGCCAGGCGACGTTGACGTCGCAGCCCATGTCCTTGGACCCCATGACGCAGTAGGCGCCGCCGTAGGCCTTGCGGGTGATGACGGTGACCTTGGCGACGGTGGCCTCGCCGTAGGCGTAGAGCAGTTTGGCGCCGCGGCGGATGATGCCGTTGTACTCCTGGTCGGTGCCGGGCAGGAAGCCCGGCACGTCGACGAGCATGACGATCGGGATGTTGAAGCAGTCGCAGGTGCGGACGAACCGGGCGGCTTTCTCAGAGGCGTTGATGTCCAGGCAGCCGGCGAACTGGGTGGGCTGGTTGGCCACGATGCCGACCGGGCGGCCGTCGATGCGGCCGAAGCCCACGATGATGTTGCCCGCGTAACCCGCTTGGATCTCGAGGAATTCGTCGTCGTCGAGGATGCGGGTGATGACCTCGTGCATGTCGTAGGGCTGGTTGGGGGAGTCCGGGATCAGCGTGTCGAGTTCGAGGTCCTCGTCGGTGAGGCTCTCTTCGATGGGGCCGGGGTGCGGGGCGGGGTAGCGGGGCGGCTCGGCGTAGTTGTTGGGCGGCAGGTAGCTCAGCAGGTCGCGGACGTAATCCAGGGCGTCCTGCTCGCCGGAGGCGACGTAGTGCACGGTGCCGGATTTGGCCATGTGGGTGTGGGCGCCGCCGAGCTCCTCCATCGTGACGTCCTCGCCGGTGACGGTCTTGATGACGTCGGGTCCGGTGATGAACATCTGGCTGGTCTGGTCGACCATGATGACGAAGTCGGTGAGGGCGGGGGAGTAGACGTGGCCGCCGGCGGCCGCGCCCATGATGAGTGAGATCTGCGGGATGACGCCCGAGGCCTTGATGTTGTTGTGGAAGATCCGGCTGTAGAGGCCGAGGGAGACCACGCCCTCCTGGATGCGCGCGCCGGCGCCGTCATTGATGCCGATCAGTGGGCGGCCGGTCTTGATGGCCAATTCCTGTACCTTAACGATCTTCTCGCCGTAGACCTCGCCGAGGCTCCCGCCGAATACGGTGGCGTCCTGGCTGAAGATGCACACATCGCGGCCGTCGATGGTGCCGTACCCGGTGACCACACCATCGCCGGTGGGGCGGTTGGCCTCGAGGCCGAAGTTCTTGCTGCGGTGCTTCGCCAGCGCGTCCAGCTCCACGAAGGAGTCTTCGTCGAGCAGGGCGAGAATGCGTTCGCGGGCGGTGAGCTTGCCCTTGGCGTGCACCTTCTCCACGGCAGTCTCACCGACCGGGTGCAGCGCCTCCTCAGCGCGCTTACGCAGGTCAGCCAGTTTCCCGGCGGTGGTGTGGATGTCGATCTCATGCTCGGCGGCGGGCTCAGTCACGCTGGTCATAGAGGTGATGCTAATGGTGGCGGATCGGCGGCTCGCGGCCGACCCTTATTAGTCCCTTAAAAACCAGAGCGGACGGGGTCATCCGTTGAATTGCGGTTGGCCTTCTGTGAAGAAGAGCGCAACATCTAGCCACGGGCGATTTTCATCACTCTCGGCCCGCTTGCTGAGCAAATCGGTAATTGCGTGGGCGCCAGCAAACCTAATACCTCGGCGGTGGATGCGCCTGGCCGACACCCCCCGGAGAGTGCGCATGGTGGGCCGCCGTAGCCATAGCTTCGGGATACTGATGTGCTGGTAACGCGCGGTTTGGCGCGTTGCCGAAAAACTCGGAAAAACATCGCTGTTTCGTTTGACAGGCCACACCGAGTCTGCGATGCTTCCAGCAACTTGTTCAGATCAAATCAGGTGGGGGATATGACTACCGTTGCTACCAAATTCCAGGTGACGGCGGCCGCTGCTGCTGTTGCGGCCGCCGCTGCATTCGTTCCCGTCGCTGCCCAAGCCGCACCCTCGTTCCAGCTCCCGGCCGCGCCGGTCAGCTTCGCTGACTTGCCGCTGCAGCCGAAGGGCCCGGTGTATATCGTGACGGCCACCTCGCTGCAGCTTGTCAGCATTTGGCTCGATCAGAGCGCGAAGTCCCAGGACCGGCGGGCTACTCGTCTCGAGACGTATGCGGCGGCGCATCCCGACACCTTCTTTGGGCAACTCGCCGCGAATCGCGCCGACCAACTTCGGCAGGCCGAAGCGGTGTCCAGAGGCGTCAAGTTCGATGTCTGTTTGAACGGTAACTCCGTCGGCATCGGACCCTATGGAACGGTCTCGACGGGCAGCTGCTGAAAACCGACACAGTTTGCCATTTCAGTACGCCGTGGTTAAATTTTTCATAGCGACTGCTGATTCGGCACCGGTATCGCAGTCGGACCTTGCGGGACGGTCAGGGCGGATCCCTACCAAACAGGGCGTCAATTACTCGACGCAAATAATTCCTAGTACTGAGGCCTGCACGTCGCCAGCGGCTGGCGTGCAGGCTTCAACTATTCACAGGAAGTCTTGAGTGCGATTTCTTTCGCGTCGGCGACTTAAAGATAATGTCGGCAACGGCGATGGCGACGAAATTGGAGAGATCTCCGACGAGGATCGGCGATGGTTGTCAGGCACCGCGCGCCGCCGCGGCATAATCTGGGGAGCCGCCCTGCTGCTGGTTGTCGTCTTCGGCTTGGGCTGCTGGGTGGCACTGGGCGCGTTCCAGGCAAAGTCGAACCTCGAGCACGCCCGCCAAAGTGTGCAGGAAGCGAAGCACTCACTGCTGGAAGCCGACACGAGGGCCGCCGCCAAGTCGGCTGGCGATGCCCTCGTCAGCGCTCGCGCAGCACGCGACGCGACGCATTCGCTGGCATGGAACATCGTGGCCGCCATGCCCTGGCTGGGAAGCCCATTTAAAACAGGCCAGCAGATCACCGACGTGGTACTTGGTCTGGCCTCGAACGTGTTACAGCCAGCAGCGGATGTAGGCGTAACGATCTCGCCGGATCGTCTATACCGAGACGGCCGAGTCGACGTCGAGCTGCTTCGCGGTCAAGAGTCCCAGCTGAGCAGGCTTGCGACCGAAGCCACCCGGCTAAACAGCGAAGCTGGCGCGATAGTAGATCCTCGCTACGTGTCGCTTCTGAGTAATGCGCGCTCACAACTTCAAGGGCAGATCTCCGATTTGACATCAGTGTTGCAGAATACCGCTCTGGCTGCGCGTCTGGTGCCTTCGATGATGGGCGCAGACGGACCGCGCACCTACTTCATGGGCTTCCAAACTAATGCCGAAGCCCGCGGAACCGGCGGCCTGCTCGGTGCGTACGGGATTCTCAAGTTCCAGAATGGCGCGCCGACCGTGGACACGCTGGCGTCGAATACCGACCTCAAGGATGCGGTCGGTCCAGTCGACCTCGGCCCGGAATATGACCAACAGTACGGGTTCGTGAATCCGTTTACTGACTTGCGGAATAGCAACCTGAGTCCGCATTTCCCTTACACGGCTCAGATTTGGAAAGCGATGTGGGCCGAGCAGACGGGTATGAACGTCGACGGAGTAATCGCTATGGACCCTGTCGCATTAAGCTACATCCTTGGTGCTGTCGGGTCGATCACTATGCCTGATGGTGAAGTCATATCGAAAGACAATGTTGTCGAACTGACGGAATCGACCGCTTATCTTCGTTTTCCGACAGATCAGGATGCGCGCAAGCGGTATCTTCAAGACATTGCCACCGCTGTCGTCAAGAAGATCACAGGCAGGGTCGACTCACCTAGGCAATTGCTGGACGCGCTGGGCAAGGCAGTCAGTGAACGCCGCATCGCTATTTGGAGCGCTTTCCCAAGCGACCAAAGGCTTCTTGAAGAAACCGCGCTCGCCCATGAAATTCCGAACGACCCGGCGCCATACGCCGCTGTCGTAATAAACAATTTGGGCGGAAATAAGCTCGATTACTACTTAAAGTCGCAAATCGAATACGCGGCAGATAGTTGCAAAGGCGACACACGCGCCTCGACGGTCACCGTGAAGCTGACAAATGAAGTTCCTGATCAACCCTTGCCGGACTACGTGGCTGCGGAGGCGGGCCTGTCCCCGGATGTACCGATCCAAGTTCCCAAGGGAACGAACATAACGTCTGTAAGACTCTTCGCGACGAAGGGTGCGAAGCTTGCAGCTGTAATCCTCAACGGTGAGCGCGTGCCAGCGATCTTGAACACGGAGCGCGGGCACCCAGTATTCGAGGTCCAAGTAATCATCCCGCCCGGACAGTCTGCTGATATCAGATACCAGATGTCGGAGCCAACTGTGGCGGGACCGCCTAGGGTACCGAGTCAGCCGCTGCTGGAGAGCGTGGCACCGAGGGTCCAAGTGCCTGAGTGTCATGACTGAGACACTCTCCGAGGAGGCCAACGTGGGTGCGTCGTCGCCTAGTGCGGCACACCGCTGCAGTCGGTGAGACACGTCTCGTGAGTTTCATTCATGTGGCGGAGCTAGATAAATAAGGGAGAGATCTAGATCTATGAATTTGCAGGATTTTTTGAAGACGCTGCGCTCTCGCTGGTTGACGGTCTGTCTGACTATTGTCGTTGGTGTTCTTGCGGGAGTAGCGATTACCATCCTGACGACACCTATGTACCAGGCGTCGACCCGACTCTTCGTTTCTACCTCCGCCGGCTCCTCTTTAGCGGAGGTGTACCAGGGCAACAGATTTTCTCAAGAACGCGTAATTTCGTATACAGAGCTTCTAAAGGGTCAGACGCTAGCCCA is a window of Mycolicibacterium chubuense NBB4 DNA encoding:
- a CDS encoding acyl-CoA carboxylase subunit beta; translation: MTSVTEPAAEHEIDIHTTAGKLADLRKRAEEALHPVGETAVEKVHAKGKLTARERILALLDEDSFVELDALAKHRSKNFGLEANRPTGDGVVTGYGTIDGRDVCIFSQDATVFGGSLGEVYGEKIVKVQELAIKTGRPLIGINDGAGARIQEGVVSLGLYSRIFHNNIKASGVIPQISLIMGAAAGGHVYSPALTDFVIMVDQTSQMFITGPDVIKTVTGEDVTMEELGGAHTHMAKSGTVHYVASGEQDALDYVRDLLSYLPPNNYAEPPRYPAPHPGPIEESLTDEDLELDTLIPDSPNQPYDMHEVITRILDDDEFLEIQAGYAGNIIVGFGRIDGRPVGIVANQPTQFAGCLDINASEKAARFVRTCDCFNIPIVMLVDVPGFLPGTDQEYNGIIRRGAKLLYAYGEATVAKVTVITRKAYGGAYCVMGSKDMGCDVNVAWPTAQIAVMGASGAVGFVYRKELKEAAQKGEDVDALRLELQQQYEDTLVNPYIAAERGYVDAVIPPSHTRGYIGTALRLLERKITQTAPKKHGNIPL
- a CDS encoding glycosyltransferase family 4 protein → MTERQVDLLFDARHIRQSGIGTYIAMLLPELEQVFVERDLSLAVLAAAHAVPQLRDGTTVVTEAAPASMYSLGEQRVWDRVLREMRPRGFWVPHYPFPLAALRPRNRRTRLFVTVHDTMHIRRREISGQSAARRAYARTMFTLDARKAQTVFTPSRATAADLKRISPGAHVVVTPIPVDEEWFQPVDPSLSPVRAPYILYVGNAKWHKNLPLLLSAYGDVAGEVPHKLVIAGSGEALRGGDERMPALAAELGDRVEVMGRLYFTVLRALVAGADLLVMPSLHEGAGLPPIEAMASHTAVIASDIPALRETCGDGAEYFDPRDRGALAELLRRLCHAEDARAKLAARGWAHVTARQSGLSLRPAAEVVAEEVEAPR
- a CDS encoding acyl-CoA carboxylase subunit epsilon gives rise to the protein MNHDADIVEVSDPRDMTIDDPRPPEPHFQIVKGQPTAEEIAALVTVLASAGGGAAPEPGPQELNPWGHPVDKLRYSIFSWQRVTLLERTHMRR
- a CDS encoding DUF4012 domain-containing protein yields the protein MSGTARRRGIIWGAALLLVVVFGLGCWVALGAFQAKSNLEHARQSVQEAKHSLLEADTRAAAKSAGDALVSARAARDATHSLAWNIVAAMPWLGSPFKTGQQITDVVLGLASNVLQPAADVGVTISPDRLYRDGRVDVELLRGQESQLSRLATEATRLNSEAGAIVDPRYVSLLSNARSQLQGQISDLTSVLQNTALAARLVPSMMGADGPRTYFMGFQTNAEARGTGGLLGAYGILKFQNGAPTVDTLASNTDLKDAVGPVDLGPEYDQQYGFVNPFTDLRNSNLSPHFPYTAQIWKAMWAEQTGMNVDGVIAMDPVALSYILGAVGSITMPDGEVISKDNVVELTESTAYLRFPTDQDARKRYLQDIATAVVKKITGRVDSPRQLLDALGKAVSERRIAIWSAFPSDQRLLEETALAHEIPNDPAPYAAVVINNLGGNKLDYYLKSQIEYAADSCKGDTRASTVTVKLTNEVPDQPLPDYVAAEAGLSPDVPIQVPKGTNITSVRLFATKGAKLAAVILNGERVPAILNTERGHPVFEVQVIIPPGQSADIRYQMSEPTVAGPPRVPSQPLLESVAPRVQVPECHD
- a CDS encoding NAD-dependent epimerase/dehydratase family protein encodes the protein MVTGGAGFVGKELVQNLRDRAEVLVADLLRYGTPDWLSGELDGFAFERVDIRDAAAIKAVVERFNPDVIVHLAAIHYIPECDADPSNAVATNVTGTVNVLAACPQGTRVVFASSGAVYRPDEAPHRELESVVEPVDIYGFTKDHGEDYVRAFAANRGLACVIVRLFNVIGPGETNPHLLPAIVAQLRENPEAIQLGNTWPKRDYIDVQDAAAGFAAAALGSTPEPGGCEVVNLGSGQQYSVDDIVERMRSVLGLDFEVRQDASRMRAVDRPYLGADISRIGELFGWSPQWELDETLKRMWANPDFLPELEGRLT
- a CDS encoding Maf family protein: MTRMVLASRSPARLKLLRQAGVDPFVMVPTIDEEALAESLSPTSPEDVVLALARAKASDVVARLPGDILSDCIVLGCDTLLLLGNDLYGKPGSTEAAVAQWKIMSGAIGRILTGHALLRVKAGSILSTETRPASADVYFGNPTDEEVAAYVTSGEPIETAGAFTLDGLGGWFVERIEGHPSTVIGLSLPELYQMVCRTGLSLHALWRSR
- a CDS encoding glycosyltransferase family 2 protein; the protein is MGASVPHPAVPVGVAITTVGRWDALRNLLGDLATQTRRPCAVTIAHHDPDSAAKLDALVQSFAPQLEIRTVVSPRGISNGRNAAAATFGDEVEWLWFPNDTSRVDADFFERVFTHCTPATTVCAVQLADREGARNPLPPAGTKLTRRNAWGAIEPATLYRRDAFMTVGGFDPSMGSGADSPWQSGEGPDLLLRMGDLEGFSIAWVPGIVVKAQTEFAHLPPDERRRKLRNYGRGAGNVLRKWRYPLWYKAAHLVAAAMMPVRNPAKFGVRDSAALLVGRAEGLAGRPFSRNTDTRAILR
- a CDS encoding glycosyltransferase family 4 protein → MRFAFLTELYFPSVGGQEVFFQELGEAMVRRGHRVDVLCIGHEAGLAEVEVMNGVTVRRYPNSGRYKTPRIAALRRNWSDIIRYSGAVRRMAAQGDHDFYLLNQWPLRHVTALPNEVRAQSALHWCEIRDDRLLRTLQAQLPKRVGSNFAVSEAVAAEITEQSGCECGVLPSGIVAERYRSAPERDRSGVLYVGRLAPHKNLPLLVDAFALAVTRGIDGDLVIAGDGPSRAAVEEHVRNSPVATRVHVLGSVDEAQKIQLLSESAVLGMPSRREGFPRVIAEAMASGLPVVTADFAENGAKDVVKQYGAGVVCGQEPADFAEALLAAQAGWDSYSQAGLAGAADLDWSHIAEKLETHARRVLSTA